A stretch of Brassica napus cultivar Da-Ae chromosome C6, Da-Ae, whole genome shotgun sequence DNA encodes these proteins:
- the LOC106406848 gene encoding ubiquitin-conjugating enzyme E2 variant 1D isoform X1, giving the protein MTLGSGGTSVVVPRNFRLLEELERGEKGIGDGTVSYGMDDGDDIYMRSWTGTIIGPHNVTVHEGRIYQLKLFCDKDYPEKPPTVRFHSRINMTCVNHETGVVDPKKFGLLANWQREYTMEDILVQLKKEMTASHNRKLVQPPEGTSF; this is encoded by the exons ATGACCCTTGGCTCCGGAGGAACGAGTGTTGTTG taccgaggaatttccggtTGCTGGAGGAGCTTGAACGTGGGGAGAAAGGTATTGGAGATGGAACTGTGAGCTATGGAATGGATGATGGTGATGACATTTACATGCGCTCTTGGACTGGCACTATCATCGGTCCTCACAACGTA ACTGTTCATGAAGGTAGGATCTATCAGTTGAAGCTCTTTTGTGACAAAGATTACCCTGAGAAACCTCCCACTGTCCGGTTCCATTCACGTATCAACATGACTTGTGTCAACCATGAAACAGGAGTG GTGGATCCCAAGAAGTTCGGGCTTCTTGCGAACTGGCAAAGGGAGTACACAATGGAAGATATACTGGTACAGCTGAAGAAGGAAATGACTGCGTCGCATAACCGTAAGCTTGTTCAACCTCCAGAAGGCACTTCCTTCTAG
- the LOC106406848 gene encoding ubiquitin-conjugating enzyme E2 variant 1D isoform X2, which yields MTLGSGGTSVVVPRNFRLLEELERGEKGIGDGTVSYGMDDGDDIYMRSWTGTIIGPHNTVHEGRIYQLKLFCDKDYPEKPPTVRFHSRINMTCVNHETGVVDPKKFGLLANWQREYTMEDILVQLKKEMTASHNRKLVQPPEGTSF from the exons ATGACCCTTGGCTCCGGAGGAACGAGTGTTGTTG taccgaggaatttccggtTGCTGGAGGAGCTTGAACGTGGGGAGAAAGGTATTGGAGATGGAACTGTGAGCTATGGAATGGATGATGGTGATGACATTTACATGCGCTCTTGGACTGGCACTATCATCGGTCCTCACAAC ACTGTTCATGAAGGTAGGATCTATCAGTTGAAGCTCTTTTGTGACAAAGATTACCCTGAGAAACCTCCCACTGTCCGGTTCCATTCACGTATCAACATGACTTGTGTCAACCATGAAACAGGAGTG GTGGATCCCAAGAAGTTCGGGCTTCTTGCGAACTGGCAAAGGGAGTACACAATGGAAGATATACTGGTACAGCTGAAGAAGGAAATGACTGCGTCGCATAACCGTAAGCTTGTTCAACCTCCAGAAGGCACTTCCTTCTAG